One Paralichthys olivaceus isolate ysfri-2021 chromosome 21, ASM2471397v2, whole genome shotgun sequence genomic window carries:
- the fam20a gene encoding pseudokinase FAM20A, with the protein MMRRDRLLLAATLTAILSADLYFILLPKLRSVGSRHFCSCGPDNLSLPVQGGLATPQLYNWTSSSALAPTTAGPKGGGSKMERLFAHPLYNIQTPVLGPEERLLQAELLMEYYRRKVSRWERHMKLYSEAAALSNTTLTQHKVTFDPDASWLKFHLGISRYALYSRDDLAVPQLLKDMGSMPIVNADYTQDEKALKGNCDCTQVVKPSGHHLKLALKMQNFAKAMFKPMRQQRDEQTPEDFFYFVDFQRHNAEIAAFHLDRILDFRRVPPVAGRLVNVTGEVLQVTLTEDLRAVFFTSPANNTCFFAKCLYVCKTEYAVCGSPDLLEGSLSAYLPGLSIAPRISIPYPWVRSYTFTGQEEWEANPFYCDTIKQLYPYNSGNRLLNIIDMSIFDFLTGNMDRHHYEVFTKFGDEGFLLHLDNARGFGKHSQDEMSILAPLNQCCMIKRSTLLRLQLLAQPEFRLSDVMRESLEGDPLWPILMEPHILALDRRLQKILRVVRRCVRRLGEDEVITKDFVKSTERPKTVTEMEMDR; encoded by the exons aTGATGAGGAGAGACCGTCTCCTCTTGGCCGCGACCCTCACAGCCATCCTCTCCGCCGACCTTTACTTCATTCTCCTGCCAAAGCTGCGGAGCGTGGGATCCAGGCACTTCTGCTCATGTGGTCCCGACAACCTCAGCCTGCCGGTGCAGGGGGGCCTCGCCACCCCGCAGCTCTACAACTGGACTTCCTCGTCAGCCCTGGCCCCTACCACGGCTGGCCCCAAGGGTGGAGGCTCGAAGATGGAGAGGCTGTTTGCTCACCCACTGTATAACATCCAGACTCCGGTGCTGGGGCCAGAGGAGAGGCTGCTGCAGGCCGAGCTGCTGATGGAGTACTACAGGAGGAAGGTGTCACGCTGGGAAAG GCACATGAAACTCTACAGCGAGGCGGCGGCTCTCTCCAACACAACTCTGACTCAACATaaagtgacctttgaccctgacgCCAGCTGGCTGAAGTTCCACCTGGGGATCAGCCGCTACGCCCTGTATTCCCGCGATGACCTGGCCGTCCCACAACTGCTCAAGGACATGGGAAGCATGCCAATTGTCAACGCAG ATTACACCCAAGATGAGAAGGCCCTGAAAGGAAACTGCGATTGTACCCAAG TGGTGAAACCCAGTGGACATCACCTGAAACTGGCTCTGAAAATGCAGAACTTCGCCAAGGCCATGTTCAAACCAATGAG gcagcAGAGGGATGAGCAGACTCCTGAGGACTTCTTCTACTTCGTTGACTTCCAGAGGCACAATGCAGAGATCGCTGCCTTTCACCTGGACAG GATCCTAGACTTCCGGAGGGTCCCGCCCGTAGCTGGCAGGCTGGTAAACGTCACAGGAGAAGTCCTCCAAGTCACGCTAACCGAAGACCTTCGAGCTGTCTTCTTCACCTCCCCGG CAAACAACACGTGCTTCTTTGCCAAGTGCCTGTACGTGTGCAAGACAGAATATGCAGTGTGCGGGAGCCCTGACCTGCTAGAGGGCTCCCTGTCTGCCTACCTGCCTGGCCTCAGCATCGCCCCTCGCATCTCCATCCCCTACCCCTGGGTACGATCGTACACTTTCACCGGACAAGAAGA GTGGGAAGCAAATCCGTTCTACTGTGACACCATAAAGCAGCTGTATCCGTATAACTCTGGCAACAGGCTCCTCAACATCATCGACATGTCCATCTTCGACTTCCTTacag GTAACATGGACAGACACCACTATGaggtttttaccaagtttggcGATGAAGGATTCCTCCTCCACTTGGACAATGCTAGAGG GTTTGGGAAGCACTCTCAAGATGAGATGTCGATCCTGGCCCCTCTAAATCAGTGCTGCAT GATAAAGCGCTCCACTCTGCTGCGGCTCCAGCTCCTGGCCCAACCAGAGTTTAGGCTCAGCGACGTGATGAGGGAGTCCCTGGAGGGAGACCCTTTATGGCCGATCCTGATGGAGCCTCACATCTTGGCGCTGGACCGCCGTTTACAGAAGATCCTGCGGGTGGTCCGGCGGTGCGTCCGACGGCTGGGGGAGGACGAGGTGATCACTAAGGACTTTGTCAAATCCACAGAGAGACCTAAGACTGTGACAGAGATGGAAATGGACAGGTAA
- the LOC109626866 gene encoding WD repeat domain phosphoinositide-interacting protein 1, producing MESQDAPEGPAADRGFICASFNQDTTSLSVGIKTGYQLFSVTAVDKLDCIHQGVECPDVYIVERLFSSSLVVVVSLSMPRRMNVYHFKKGTEICNYSYSNNILSVRLNRQRLVVCLEESIYIHNIKDMKLLKTLLNTPTNPSGLCALSVNHSNSYLAYPGSATIGEITIYDANNLSTVTLIQAHDSPLAALTFNPSGTKLASASEKGTVIRVFGIPEGQRLFEFRRGMKRYVSISSLSFSADAQFLCASSNTETVHIFKLEQHSPSQDEESPTWSAYVGKMFTAASTYLPTQVSDMMHQDRAFATVRLNMFGLKNICALATIQKLPRLVVASSDGYLYIYNVDPQDGGECVLVQRHRLFDSCEEQVEQSEEEKTEDVPPQPTSQSYAATVALPSTPPSATTLMGYSEEGGAQKGEVIPEHEFAESPVCLDDENEFPPVGNQSN from the exons ATGGAGTCCCAGGACGCGCCGGAGGGCCCCGCGGCGGACAGAGGCTTCATCTGCGCCTCGTTCAACCAGGACACCAC TTCTCTGTCTGTGGGCATCAAGACGGGCTACCAGCTCTTCTCAGTCACTGCTGTGGACAAACTAGATTGCATCCATCAGGGAG TCGAATGTCCGGACGTGTATATAGTGGAGCGGCTGTTTTCCAGCagtctggtggtggtggtcagCCTCTCCATGCCACGGCGAATGAACGTCTACCACTTCAAGAAGGGTACAGAGATATGCAACTACAGTTACTCCAACAACATCCTGTCCGTCAGGCTCAACAGACAG CGGCTGGTGGTGTGTTTGGAGGAGTCCATCTACATCCACAATATCAAAGACATGAAACTACTCAAGACCCTGCTCAACACACCCACCAACCCCTCAG GTCTCTGCGCTCTTTCCGTCAACCACAGTAACTCCTACCTGGCGTACCCTGGCAGTGCCACCATCGGGGAGATCACAATCTATGATGCCAACAACCTG AGCACTGTGACACTGATTCAGGCCCACGACAGTCCATTGGCAGCCCTCACCTTCAACCCCTCTGGCACCAAACTGGCCAGCGCCTCAGAGAAG GGTACTGTTATTAGAGTCTTCGGCATTCCTGAAGGTCAGAGACTGTTTGAATTCCGGCGAGGGATGAAGAG GTACGTCAGTATTAGTTCCTTGTCCTTCAGTGCTGATGCCCAGTTCCTGTGCGCCTCCAGCAACACTGAGACGGTCCACATCTTTAAACTGGAGCAGCACAGCCCAAG TCAGGATGAGGAGTCTCCTACATGGTCAGCGTATGTGGGTAAAATGTTCACAGCAGCCAGCACCTATTTGCCCACTCAGGTGTCCGACATGATGCATCAGGACAGAGCCTTTGCGACTGTACGACTCAACATGTTCGGCCTGAAGAACATCTGCGCCCTGGCCAC gaTTCAGAAGCTCCCTCGCCTAGTGGTGGCGTCCTCGGACGGATATCTCTACATCTATAATGTGGATCCACAGGATGGAGGCGAGTGTGTCCTTGTCCAaagacacag GCTGTTTGACTCCTGCGAGGAGCAGGTGgaacagagtgaagaggagaaaacagaggatgTCCCTccccaaccaaccagccaatcATACGCTGCCACTGTGGCACTCCCTTCAACCCCACCCTCTGCCACCACTCTCATGG GTTACTCTGAGGAAGGCGGAGCCCAGAAAGGCGAGGTCATCCCGGAGCATGAATTCGCCGAGAGCCCCGTCTGTCTGGATGATGAGAACGAGTTTCCCCCAGTTGGCAACCAGAGTAACTGA
- the LOC109627048 gene encoding cAMP-dependent protein kinase type I-alpha regulatory subunit: MASGSTNSEEERSLRECEQYVQKHNIQQLLKDCIVQLCTSRPDRPMAFLREYFERLEKEEAKQIQNQQKASSSRSDSRDEEVSPPMNPVVKGRRRRGAFSAEVYTEEDAASYVRKVIPKDYKTMAALAKAIEKNVLFSHLDDNERSDIFDAMFPVTYIAGETVILQGDEGDNFYVIDQGEMDVYVNNEWVTSIGEGGSFGELALIYGTPRAATVRAKTNVKLWGIDRDSYRRILMGSTLRKRKMYEEFLRKVSILESLDKWERLTVADALEPVQFEDGQKIVVQGEPGDEFFIILEGSAAVLQRRSENEEFVEVGRLGPSDYFGEIALLMNRPRAATVVARGPLKCVKLDRPRFERVLGPCSDILKRNIQQYNSFVSLSV; this comes from the exons ATGGCATCTGGAAGTACGAACAGTGAGGAGGAGCGGAGCCTGAGGGAGTGTGAGCAGTAcgtgcagaaacacaacattcaacAGCTGCTGAAGGACTGCATTGTCCAGCTGTGCACCTCCAGGCCAGACAGGCCCATGGCCTTCCTCAGGGAGTACTTCGAGAGGCTGgagaag GAGGAGGCCAAGCAGATTCAGAACCAACAGAAGGCCAGCAGTTCCCGTTCAGACTCACGTGATGAGGAGGTGTCTCCACCCATGAACCCGGTGGTAAAAGGTCGCCGGCGGAGAGGAGCCTTCAGCGCAGAGGTTTACACAGAGGAGGATGCAGCCTCATATGTTAGAAAG GTCATTCCTAAAGACTACAAGACGATGGCAGCCTTGGCCAAAGCTATTGAAAAGAATGTGCTCTTCTCCCACCTGGATGACAATGAGAGGAG tgacaTATTCGATGCAATGTTTCCAGTCACCTACATCGCTGGGGAAACAGTTATTCTGCAGG GTGACGAAGGTGACAATTTCTATGTTATCGACCAAGGAGAGATGGAT GTCTATGTGAACAACGAATGGGTGACCAGCATCGGAGAAGGAGGCAGCTTTGGAGAGTTGGCCCTGATCTACGGCACCCCGAGGGCGGCCACAGTCAGAGCCAAGACCAATGTCAAGCTGTGGGGCATCGACAGAGACAGCTACAGGAGAATACTCATG GGAAGCACTTTGAGAAAGAGGAAGATGTATGAGGAATTCCTCAGGAAAGTGTCCATTCTAG AGTCCCTTGACAAGTGGGAGCGTCTGACAGTCGCTGATGCCTTGGAGCCCGTCCAGTTCGAGGATGGACAGAAGATTGTCGTGCAGGGAGAGCCTGGAGACGAGTTCTTCATTATCTTAGAG ggCTCTGCAGCTGTGTTGCAGCGTCGCTCAGAGAACGAGGAGTTTGTGGAAGTGGGGAGATTAGGACCATCTGACTACTTTG GTGAGATTGCTCTGTTGATGAACCGTCCCCGTGCTGCCACCGTGGTTGCCCGCGGGCCCCTCAAGTGTGTGAAGCTCGATCGGCCTCGCTTCGAGCGCGTCCTGGGTCCCTGCTCCGACATCCTCAAACGTAACATCCAGCAGTACAACAGCTTCGTCTCGCTGTCTGTCTGA